A stretch of bacterium DNA encodes these proteins:
- the rpmB gene encoding 50S ribosomal protein L28 has protein sequence MARHCEICGKVGMVGSNISHAHNVTKRTWEPNLQRVRAKVENENKRIWVCTRCLRSGKVAKA, from the coding sequence TTGGCTAGACATTGCGAGATTTGTGGTAAAGTCGGCATGGTCGGCTCGAACATCAGCCATGCCCATAACGTGACCAAGCGGACCTGGGAACCCAACCTGCAACGCGTACGGGCCAAGGTCGAGAACGAAAACAAGCGCATCTGGGTCTGCACGCGCTGCTTGCGCTCTGGCAAGGTCGCAAAGGCATGA